The Aptenodytes patagonicus chromosome 15, bAptPat1.pri.cur, whole genome shotgun sequence genome has a segment encoding these proteins:
- the ANKRD13A gene encoding ankyrin repeat domain-containing protein 13A isoform X2 has protein sequence MMSSPGRASSAFPLHVLVWNNDYRRLDEELQDKDVDQRDPRGRTLLHLAVSLGYIESAKVLLQHKADVTKENAQGWTVLHEAVSTGDPEMVQMILQHRDYQQTSMTLGGVPELLQKINETPDFYVEMKWEFTSWVPLVSRVCPSDVCRIWKSGAKLRVDITLLGFENMSWERGRRSLIFKGEERFEISQHMKRLTLGSMTPKRKDVERRLTSPIINTCLDTKNIAFERTTSGFWVWRTEKAEGVNGYEAKVYIANNVNVVTRIRTEHLTEEEKKRYKADRNPLESFLGTVEHEYGAQSTTKTTEYAASNNPTAITLEEYFDPEFDLKGRDIGRPKEVTIRTQKFKATLWMSEEFPLSLMEQVTPIIDLMARTSAHFARLRDFITLEFPPGFPVKIEIPLFHVLNARITFENVNGCRTADKTSSQMAGGAQCDSGPNFEVDQSVFEIPKSYHVQDDGRNIHVQDEDNEIMQFAIQQSLLESRGNKEVGMHSNGAVAYSQDFNIQYQRALQESYLTSSGNSHSSTPSEPSSFEKDLQLAMELSVREQEEREKQRREEEDAELQQVLQLSLVEK, from the exons ATGATGAGTTCCCCTGGCAGGGCCAGCAGCGCGTTTCCCCTGCACGTCCTGGTCTGGAATAATGACTACAGGCGGCTGGACGAGGAGCTGCAGGACAAG GATGTTGATCAACGTGATCCACGAGGCCGGACCTTGTTGCACCTTGCTGTTTCCTTGGGTTATATAGAATCTGCCAAAGTCCTTCTTCAACACAAGGCAGACGTAACTAAAGAGAATGCACAGGGATGGACAG ttttgcatGAGGCTGTCAGTACAGGAGACCCAGAGATGGTACAAATGATTCTGCAGCATCGGGACTACCAGCAGACCTCTATGACACTTGGAGGAGTTCCTGAATTACTCCAAAAGATTAATGAA acTCCTGACTTTTATGTGGAAATGAAATGGGAGTTCACTAGCTGGG TCCCACTGGTTTCTAGAGTTTGTCCAAGCGATGTCTGCCGCATCTGGAAAAGTGGTGCCAAGCTGCGTGTTGATATCACTTTACTGGGCTTCGAAAATATgagctgggagagaggaaggcGTAGTTTAATTTTCAAGGGAGAAG AGCGTTTTGAGATTTCCCAACACATGAAGCGTTTGACATTGGGATCTATgacaccaaaaagaaaagatgtgGAAAGACGCCTTACATCTCCAATTATTAATACGTGCCTTGAtacaaaaaatattgcttttgaaAG AACCACATCTGGATTCTGGGTATGGaggacagaaaaagcagaaggtgTAAATGGTTATGAAGCAAAG gtatacATTGCAAACAATGTGAATGTGGTCACAAGAATCCGAACGGAACATTTaacagaagaggagaagaaaagatatAAAG CTGACAGGAACCCCCTGGAATCATTTCTGGGTACAGTGGAGCATGAGTATGGTGCTCAG AGTACGACCAAGACAACAGAGTATGCTGCAAGTAACAATCCTACTGCTATTACTCTGGAGGAATACTTTGACCCAGAATTTGATTTGAAAGGTAGAGACATAGGAAGACCGAAAGAAGTCACCATTCGAACGCAGAA ATTTAAAGCAACCTTGTGGATGAGTGAAGAGTTTCCCTTGTCTCTTATGGAACAAGTCACTCCAATCATCGATCTGATGGCCAGAACTAGTGCTCATTTTGCCAGACTTAGGGATTTTATCACTCTGGAATTTCCACCGGGATTTCCTGTCAAAATTG AAATTCCCCTATTTCATGTGCTGAATGCCCgaattacatttgaaaatgtcaaTGGCTGCAGGACAGCTGACAAAACGTCATCACAAATGGCTGGAGGTGCACAGTGTGATTCAG GTCCTAATTTCGAGGTTGACCAGTCAGTGTTTGAGATCCCTAAATCTTACCATGTCCAAGATGACGGTAGGAACATACATGTGCAGGATGAAGATAACGAGATCATGCAGTTTGCTATTCAGCAGAGTTTGTTGGAATCCCGTGGAAATAAA GAAGTGGGGATGCATTCCAACGGAGCAGTTGCATATTCACAGGACTTCAATATACAGTATCAGag ggCACTGCAGGAGAGCTATCTAACAAGCTCAGGTAACTCACACAGCAGCACCCCTAGTGAACCTTCCAGTTTTGAAAAAGACTTGCAGCTTGCCATGGAGTTGTCTGTCCGAGAGCAGGAGGAACGGGAGAAGCAACGTCGTGAAGAGGAAGATGCAGAGCTTCAGCAAGTTTTACAGCTTTCTCTTGTGGAAAAATAA
- the ANKRD13A gene encoding ankyrin repeat domain-containing protein 13A isoform X1: MMSSPGRASSAFPLHVLVWNNDYRRLDEELQDKDVDQRDPRGRTLLHLAVSLGYIESAKVLLQHKADVTKENAQGWTVLHEAVSTGDPEMVQMILQHRDYQQTSMTLGGVPELLQKINETPDFYVEMKWEFTSWVPLVSRVCPSDVCRIWKSGAKLRVDITLLGFENMSWERGRRSLIFKGEDTGGWAELIEINHDDKFVTTERFEISQHMKRLTLGSMTPKRKDVERRLTSPIINTCLDTKNIAFERTTSGFWVWRTEKAEGVNGYEAKVYIANNVNVVTRIRTEHLTEEEKKRYKADRNPLESFLGTVEHEYGAQSTTKTTEYAASNNPTAITLEEYFDPEFDLKGRDIGRPKEVTIRTQKFKATLWMSEEFPLSLMEQVTPIIDLMARTSAHFARLRDFITLEFPPGFPVKIEIPLFHVLNARITFENVNGCRTADKTSSQMAGGAQCDSGPNFEVDQSVFEIPKSYHVQDDGRNIHVQDEDNEIMQFAIQQSLLESRGNKEVGMHSNGAVAYSQDFNIQYQRALQESYLTSSGNSHSSTPSEPSSFEKDLQLAMELSVREQEEREKQRREEEDAELQQVLQLSLVEK; the protein is encoded by the exons ATGATGAGTTCCCCTGGCAGGGCCAGCAGCGCGTTTCCCCTGCACGTCCTGGTCTGGAATAATGACTACAGGCGGCTGGACGAGGAGCTGCAGGACAAG GATGTTGATCAACGTGATCCACGAGGCCGGACCTTGTTGCACCTTGCTGTTTCCTTGGGTTATATAGAATCTGCCAAAGTCCTTCTTCAACACAAGGCAGACGTAACTAAAGAGAATGCACAGGGATGGACAG ttttgcatGAGGCTGTCAGTACAGGAGACCCAGAGATGGTACAAATGATTCTGCAGCATCGGGACTACCAGCAGACCTCTATGACACTTGGAGGAGTTCCTGAATTACTCCAAAAGATTAATGAA acTCCTGACTTTTATGTGGAAATGAAATGGGAGTTCACTAGCTGGG TCCCACTGGTTTCTAGAGTTTGTCCAAGCGATGTCTGCCGCATCTGGAAAAGTGGTGCCAAGCTGCGTGTTGATATCACTTTACTGGGCTTCGAAAATATgagctgggagagaggaaggcGTAGTTTAATTTTCAAGGGAGAAG ATACTGGAGGTTGGGCAGAACTAATTGAGATCAATCATGATGATAAGTTTGTTACAACAGAGCGTTTTGAGATTTCCCAACACATGAAGCGTTTGACATTGGGATCTATgacaccaaaaagaaaagatgtgGAAAGACGCCTTACATCTCCAATTATTAATACGTGCCTTGAtacaaaaaatattgcttttgaaAG AACCACATCTGGATTCTGGGTATGGaggacagaaaaagcagaaggtgTAAATGGTTATGAAGCAAAG gtatacATTGCAAACAATGTGAATGTGGTCACAAGAATCCGAACGGAACATTTaacagaagaggagaagaaaagatatAAAG CTGACAGGAACCCCCTGGAATCATTTCTGGGTACAGTGGAGCATGAGTATGGTGCTCAG AGTACGACCAAGACAACAGAGTATGCTGCAAGTAACAATCCTACTGCTATTACTCTGGAGGAATACTTTGACCCAGAATTTGATTTGAAAGGTAGAGACATAGGAAGACCGAAAGAAGTCACCATTCGAACGCAGAA ATTTAAAGCAACCTTGTGGATGAGTGAAGAGTTTCCCTTGTCTCTTATGGAACAAGTCACTCCAATCATCGATCTGATGGCCAGAACTAGTGCTCATTTTGCCAGACTTAGGGATTTTATCACTCTGGAATTTCCACCGGGATTTCCTGTCAAAATTG AAATTCCCCTATTTCATGTGCTGAATGCCCgaattacatttgaaaatgtcaaTGGCTGCAGGACAGCTGACAAAACGTCATCACAAATGGCTGGAGGTGCACAGTGTGATTCAG GTCCTAATTTCGAGGTTGACCAGTCAGTGTTTGAGATCCCTAAATCTTACCATGTCCAAGATGACGGTAGGAACATACATGTGCAGGATGAAGATAACGAGATCATGCAGTTTGCTATTCAGCAGAGTTTGTTGGAATCCCGTGGAAATAAA GAAGTGGGGATGCATTCCAACGGAGCAGTTGCATATTCACAGGACTTCAATATACAGTATCAGag ggCACTGCAGGAGAGCTATCTAACAAGCTCAGGTAACTCACACAGCAGCACCCCTAGTGAACCTTCCAGTTTTGAAAAAGACTTGCAGCTTGCCATGGAGTTGTCTGTCCGAGAGCAGGAGGAACGGGAGAAGCAACGTCGTGAAGAGGAAGATGCAGAGCTTCAGCAAGTTTTACAGCTTTCTCTTGTGGAAAAATAA